A region of the Muricauda sp. MAR_2010_75 genome:
TGGATTTCTGGGAATATCGCTTCTTTTTTTAATTCCCATAAAAGGGTGGTCAATTATGACATGGCCTATGAGCGTCCCGCTCCTTTCACGTTTCGTGTATTGAATGATAAGTTGGAAGTTTTGGATAGTGAGGCGTTGACCATTACCGTTGCCACTGAGGGCAGCATTAAGCCTGAAAGCGTCTACATGGTTGTTAATGGGGAAGAGCTTCTATTGAAGCAGCAAGGTGATGTATATAGTTACACATTTGAGGCACCGGTTGCTGAAAGCTCGTTTTATCTTACAGCGAATGGATGGAATTCGCGGAGCTATTTTATAAAGAGTTATAGCACCCCTGCATTGGTCGATTTTCAAATGAAATTGAATTATCCAACATATCTCAATAGACCTTCTGAAGTGGTTACCGGTACTGGAAATGCTATTGTGCCCGAAGGCACGCGATTGAGTTGGCTGATTGAAGGTACTAGCGTGGACGGCATCAGAATGAACGCTGCGGACACAAGTTTTGTTTTTGAAAGGAATGGAAATCAATTTACCCATGTCCAAAGATTGTTCAATGATTTTGTGTATGAACTGAGTACGTCCAACCAACATGTCTCCGATTTTGAACGATTGACCTATGGCATCGATGTGGTTAAAGATGCCAGGGCCACGGTTCAGGTAAACCAAGTTTTGGATTCCTTGAACCCAAATCAATCGTTTTATACAGGTCAAGCGGCGGATGATTATGGCATTAGTCAGATCAGATTGGTTTGCTATCCATCGGATGATGCCCAGAAGATTCAGCGAATATCCTTGGAGGACCCCCACAGTAATGTGTACCAGTTCTATTATACATTTCCTTCCGGACTTCGGTTGAAGGAGGGCAAAAACTACAAATTATACTTTGAAGTTGTTGATAATGATGGTGTTAGAGGAGGAAAGGTTACTAAAAGCGAGACCTTCAATGCTACACTTTATGACGATAATCAATTGAAGGATAGAGACTTAGAATTTCAAAACAGTACTTTGTCCAAAATGAACCAGTCCCTTGAAGAGTATAAAAGTCAGAAGGAAGCGTTGTCCAAGATCAATAACCTTCAAAAGGAAGAACGGGCATTGACTTTTGAAGATAAAAATCAGATTAAAGATTATTTGCAAAAGCAAGAGCGGCAAGAGCAGATGATGGAAAAGTTCAGCAAGGATTTAAAGGAGAGCTTGGGTAAGGATCATAAGGAGGACAGTGAGTTTAAGAAGATGTTGCAAGAGCGTTTGGAGCGACAAGAATTGGAAGCCAGAAAGAATGAAAGGCTTCTTAAAGAGTTGAATGAGTTATCGGATAAAATCAATAAAGAAGAACTACAACAAAAGTTGGAAGAACTGGGCAAAAACCAAAGTAAGAATACGAGAAATTTGGAGCAACTTTTGGAGCTGACCAAAAGATATTACGTAACAGAGAAAGCTTCACATTTGTCAAAGGAGCTCGAAAAATTAGCTGAAAGGCAAGACATCTTATCAAAATTGGATATTGGTCAAAAGTTCTCTAATGATGAACAAGAAAAACTTAATGAAAGTTTTGAGGAGCTGTCCAAAGACTTAGAGGAACTATTAAAGGATAATAACAATCTTCAAAAGCCCATGAATATGGATGTATCCAAGTCGCAAGCTGAGGATGTAAAGAATGACCAGAAAGAGGCTTTGGAGGAGATAAATAAACACCAAGGAAATGACCAATCTTCGGATAGTCAGGAACGTATGCAATCTGGTAATAAGATCACCCAAAAACAAAAATCAGCGGCGCAAAAAATGCAGGAGATGAGCGAAGCACTTCAGCAGGGGGCCATGGGTGGAGGTGGTTCAGAGGACACTGAGGATGCTGAAATGCTTAGGCAAATCTTGGATAATTTGGTAACATTTTCGTTCAAGCAGGAAAACCTTTTTGATAAGATTGAAAGTGCTGATGTTGACATTTCCCAATTCTCCAAAACCGTCCGTGATCAAAATGAATTGCGGAGGTTGTTTGAACATGTTGATGACAGTTTGTTTGCCTTATCCCTTCGTAGGGTAGAGGTTTCAGAATTTGTTAATGAACAGATTACGGAGGTGTACTATAACATTGACAAGTCTCTGGAGAGTATCGCAGAAAATCAAATTTACCAAGGGGCGTCGTACCAGCAGTATGTTATTAATGCCACTAATGCACTTGCTGATTTCCTTGCCAATATCTTGGACAATATGCAACAGAACATGAAGGCCGGTCAGGGAAGTGGACAAGGCTCGGATTTTCAACTTCCGGACATCATAAAAGGCCAGCAGGGTATTCAGGAAAAGATGCAGGGTTCTGGTGAGCAGGGTAAATCTTCAAAAGGCGAGGGTGAACAAAAAGGAGATGGACAGCAACAAGGGGATAATGGCCAACAAGGCCAACAAAGTGGCAAGCAAGGTGAGGGGAACAGTGGAGAGCAAAATGGCTCAACTGGTAATCAAGGAATTGGTCAGGATGAAATGGGACTGAATGAGATATATGAAATCTATAAGGAACAACAGTTTTTACGACAGAAGTTGGAACAGCAGTTGCAGGATATGATCAACAAGCAAGATGGGGATCTAGCCAAAAAATTGCTCAAACAAATGGAGGACTTTGAGAACGATTTACTGGAGAACGGAATTACGGAAAGAACGAAGAGCAAGGCCAATACCATTCAACATGAGTTGATGAAATTAGAGAATGCGACCTTGGAACAAGGTAAAAAGAAGGAAAGGGAGAGCAACGCCAATAAGACCAATTTTACCAATCCTATTACTACGCGTCCTGAGCTCTTAAAAGATTACCAGAACGACATTGAAATATTAAATAGACAAGCACTACCTTTGCGGCAAAATTACGAGCGTAGGGTTAAGGTGTATTTTAAAAATGATTGAGTTTCATTTTAAGTCTGATTTGGTATTAAAGGACACAGCCAATTACTCCGATTGGATTAGTAGAATTTTAGATTCAGAGGAGTATCAGTTGGGGCAGTTAGACTATGTTTTTTGTTCTGATGAATTTCTTTTGCAGCTCAATAAGCAGTACCTAAATCATGACACCTTTACAGATATTATTACGTTTGATTATTCAAACGGGAAGACCATTTCGGGTGACATTTTTATTTCATCGGAACGGGTTAAGGAGAACGCTGAAACCTTTGGGGTTGATTTTAAAAACGAACTGTTAAGGGTGATGAGCCACGGTGTTTTGCACCTGATGGGGTATGGAGATAAATCAAACGCACAGAAGGAAGTGATGCGCACAAAAGAGGAAGAAAAAATTAAAATGTTCCACGTGGAACCATAGCAATGTTTGAAAAGGAATATGATGTTATTGTAGTTGGAGGAGGCCATGCTGGCGCGGAGGCAACTGCCGCAGCGGCAAACATGGGCTCAAAAACACTGTTGGTTACAATGAACCTGCAGACCATTGGACAGATGTCCTGTAATCCTGCTATGGGCGGAATAGCCAAAGGGCAAATAGTTCGTGAGATTGATGCACTTGGAGGATATAGCGGAATCATTACCGACAAGTCAGCCATTCAGTTTAAGATGCTCAACAAGTCAAAGGGACCTGCCATGTGGAGCCCAAGGGCACAGAATGATCGTATGCGTTTTGCTGAGGAATGGCGGTTGGCTTTGGAGAATACACCCAATGCGGATTTTTATCAGGAAATGGTTTCCGGGTTGTTGGTTGAAGGTGACAAGGTTGTTGGAGTACGAACTTCTCTTGGCATTGATATTAGGTCAAAGGCTGTTGTTTTAACAAATGGCACTTTTTTGAATGGCTTGATCCATATCGGAGAAAAACAATTTGGAGGAGGTAGAGCAGGGGAAAAAGCCGCTACTGGAATCACCGAACAGTTGGTTGATTTTGGTTTTGATAGCGGCAGGATGAAGACCGGTACACCACCACGAGTTGATGGGAGGTCTTTGGACTATTCTGTTATGATTCCACAACCCGGTGACGCCAAACCCGAAAAGTTTTCTTATTTGCAGACCCCAGTTTTGACAACTCAGCGTGACTGCCATATGACCCACACAAGTGCTTTGGTTCATGATTTATTGCGCGAAGGTTTTGATCGTTCACCGATGTTCAATGGGAGAATTAAAAGTATTGGGCCGCGCTATTGCCCATCAATTGAGGATAAAATAAACCGTTTTGCGGATAAGGATTCGCACCAAATTTTTGTGGAACCAGAGGGCTGGCACACCGTTGAAGTTTACGTAAATGGATTCTCAACCTCTTTACCGGAGGATGTTCAATACAGGGCTTTAAAATCTGTAAAAGGATTTGAAAACGTCAAATTTTTTAGACCAGGCTATGCCATCGAATACGATTATTTTCCACCTACACAATTAAAGCATACCCTCGAAACCAAATTGGTCAACAACCTATATTTTGCCGGTCAAATCAATGGGACCACAGGATACGAAGAAGCTGCCTCCCAAGGATTAATGGCGGGTATCAACGCTCATTTAAAAATCAATGAAAAGGAACCTTTTGTGCTGAGAAGGGATGAGGCTTATATTGGGGTTTTAATTGATGATTTAATTACCAAAGGAACCGAGGAGCCATACCGTATGTTTACTTCAAGGGCTGAATATAGAACCCTGCTTCGTCAAGACAATGCAGATTTACGACTTACACCGAAAGGTTATGCCATTGGTTTGGCCAAGGAAGAACGTATGCGTAGAATGGAGAAGAAACAGGAAAAGGCCGAGAGTTTTGTTTCATTTTTTAGAAAGACAAGTTTTGATCCAGAAGAAATCAATCCTATTTTAGAGTCTTTGGATTCGGCAACAGTTCGTCAATCCGATAAACTTTTCAAGGTCTTTTCACGGCCAAAAGTAACCATGGATCACATGCTTCAGTTAAACTCAGTTTCGGAGTTTGTGGAAGAAAATGAGCTGAATTCTGAAGTGATGGAACAAGCCGAAATAGAGGTGAAGTATTCAGGTTACATTGAAAAGGAGAAGAACAATGCAGATAAACTTCAGCGCTTGGAAGGTGTTCGAATTCCAGATGGTTTTGATTATGCCAAGCTCAAATCCCTTTCTTTTGAAGCACGCGAGAAGTTGGAATCCATCCGCCCCGTAACCATATCCCAGGCATCACGAATTAGTGGTGTTTCTCCTTCTGATATTAGTGTTCTTTTGGTCTATTTAGGTAGATAAATTACTTTTTTGTTCCACGTGGAACGTAATTCAAATCAACACTTTTTGGTCTATTCAGCAATTTGATTTCAAACTTTGGCTCACTTCATCAAGAATATGACAAATGGGTTGTTTGGGGAAATGTATTATTTCAAGGGATGTAGTTTTACCCTATCTTCGAAACCAGAAAAGCGAATACTTGGTCACACACAATTATAATGAAGTTGTATTTAAAAACTAAAGACTATTCTGTTTCGGGTGAATCTTTTGAATTATGGCAAGATGATGTTTTGGACATGTTGGCGACACGGCCACAACCGGAAGACTCATCACCCTATTATGAAAGTGAAGAATACATTTCACATACAGATGCCAAAGAATCCTTTACAGATAAACTCTATCAGGCCGTAAAGCGAAAAAACCTTTCAAATAAGATTCAACTAATTGAAAGTCAATTAGATAGCTCTGAATCTTTATTGGATATCGGAGCTGGAACCGGGGATTTTCTGCTGAGCGCCCGGAAAGTGGGGTTTTATGTGGTGGGTGTAGAACCCAATGCTAAGGCAAGGGAACTTGCAGCAGGTAAAGGAGTGGAATTGAAAGCGGAATTGCAAGACATAATAAATCAAAAGTTTCAGGTAATCACCCTTTGGCACGTTTTGGAACATCTTCCCAATTTGGAGGAACAGATCAATAGAATAGTTTCCTTGTTGAAAGATGACGGGACATTGATTGTTGCTGTTCCTAATTTCAAGTCGTATGATGCCAAACATTATGGAAGTCATTGGGCAGGATACGATGTGCCCAGACACCTGTGGCATTTTTCCAGAACAGCCATAGCCAAACTTTTTGATAAACATAAAATGGAAGTTGTTTCAATTCGGCCTATGTGGTTTGATGCGTTTTATGTTTCCATGCTCTCCGAAAAATACAAAGGGAATAAATTGTATTTGATCACTGCTTTTTTTGTCGGATTGTGGTCCAACCTTAAAGGAATCTTCACCAAAGAGTATTCTTCCTTGATTTATGTTCTAAAACGAAGGAAATAGGGCTTTATCTCGTCGCCATTCAATTTAATGCCATCAAGTAGCACAAAGCCCTTTTGGGAAAAAGAAACGCTCGTAGAGCCCTGTTTCTGAAAGCCAATAGAATAGATAACATCAATTATAAAGGCCAGAAAGAATAGTTTATCGCAATGGTGGCGGTTTTTACTTTTTTCAGTTCACAAAAAGATAATGGCCCGCATTCCAAAAGCTTTCCTATTTTTGCGCATCAGTAAAAAGACAAACATGAAAAAATTTATGGTACTCGCTATTGCCCTGATTGCAATGGCATGTCAGCAGAATAAGATTGGATATGTGGACAGTGTAAAGTTGCTGGACGGCTATCAAGAGAAAATTGATGTGGAAGCCCGCTTCAAGACCAAGGCAGACGCCATGACCAAAAGGAGGGACAGTATTTCACAAGCGTTCCAAATGGAGCTACAGGCCTTCCAGACCAAGGCAGAAAGAATGTCCCAACAGAATGCCCAGGAAGAATATGGGCAATTGCAGCAACGCGGCCAGTTTATCGGTCAGCAATTGCAACAAGAAGAACAACAATTGCAACAGACCAGTCAATCTGAAATGGACACCTTGGTGAAAAAGGTAAAAAAAGAAATCCAGGAATACGGCAAGGCAAATGGCTACACTTATATTTTGGGTGGCGGAGATGGTGGTGCCGTGCTGTATGGAGAGGAAGCCCAAAACCTCACAGATGTAATTCTAAAGATATTGAACGACAAGTACGAGAAGTAAGCTCAAAACAATGTACAAAAGCCCACTCAA
Encoded here:
- a CDS encoding OmpH family outer membrane protein, yielding MKKFMVLAIALIAMACQQNKIGYVDSVKLLDGYQEKIDVEARFKTKADAMTKRRDSISQAFQMELQAFQTKAERMSQQNAQEEYGQLQQRGQFIGQQLQQEEQQLQQTSQSEMDTLVKKVKKEIQEYGKANGYTYILGGGDGGAVLYGEEAQNLTDVILKILNDKYEK
- a CDS encoding class I SAM-dependent methyltransferase; protein product: MKLYLKTKDYSVSGESFELWQDDVLDMLATRPQPEDSSPYYESEEYISHTDAKESFTDKLYQAVKRKNLSNKIQLIESQLDSSESLLDIGAGTGDFLLSARKVGFYVVGVEPNAKARELAAGKGVELKAELQDIINQKFQVITLWHVLEHLPNLEEQINRIVSLLKDDGTLIVAVPNFKSYDAKHYGSHWAGYDVPRHLWHFSRTAIAKLFDKHKMEVVSIRPMWFDAFYVSMLSEKYKGNKLYLITAFFVGLWSNLKGIFTKEYSSLIYVLKRRK
- the mnmG gene encoding tRNA uridine-5-carboxymethylaminomethyl(34) synthesis enzyme MnmG, with amino-acid sequence MFEKEYDVIVVGGGHAGAEATAAAANMGSKTLLVTMNLQTIGQMSCNPAMGGIAKGQIVREIDALGGYSGIITDKSAIQFKMLNKSKGPAMWSPRAQNDRMRFAEEWRLALENTPNADFYQEMVSGLLVEGDKVVGVRTSLGIDIRSKAVVLTNGTFLNGLIHIGEKQFGGGRAGEKAATGITEQLVDFGFDSGRMKTGTPPRVDGRSLDYSVMIPQPGDAKPEKFSYLQTPVLTTQRDCHMTHTSALVHDLLREGFDRSPMFNGRIKSIGPRYCPSIEDKINRFADKDSHQIFVEPEGWHTVEVYVNGFSTSLPEDVQYRALKSVKGFENVKFFRPGYAIEYDYFPPTQLKHTLETKLVNNLYFAGQINGTTGYEEAASQGLMAGINAHLKINEKEPFVLRRDEAYIGVLIDDLITKGTEEPYRMFTSRAEYRTLLRQDNADLRLTPKGYAIGLAKEERMRRMEKKQEKAESFVSFFRKTSFDPEEINPILESLDSATVRQSDKLFKVFSRPKVTMDHMLQLNSVSEFVEENELNSEVMEQAEIEVKYSGYIEKEKNNADKLQRLEGVRIPDGFDYAKLKSLSFEAREKLESIRPVTISQASRISGVSPSDISVLLVYLGR
- the ybeY gene encoding rRNA maturation RNase YbeY, whose protein sequence is MIEFHFKSDLVLKDTANYSDWISRILDSEEYQLGQLDYVFCSDEFLLQLNKQYLNHDTFTDIITFDYSNGKTISGDIFISSERVKENAETFGVDFKNELLRVMSHGVLHLMGYGDKSNAQKEVMRTKEEEKIKMFHVEP